In Cyprinus carpio isolate SPL01 chromosome A14, ASM1834038v1, whole genome shotgun sequence, a single window of DNA contains:
- the LOC109102280 gene encoding probable palmitoyltransferase ZDHHC24 yields the protein MARFMSSLWCKVESSGRHLPIVLNALLVFSITAEVSYLVLVEAPFEPEQKKTEWSTMWKAMHLFAQYFMLGNITWNASLFVKTNPSIRGVFLGGDALGQGWRYCYNCETHTPPRCSHCYDCNVCVLRRDHHCVFFGQCVGFYNYRYFLTCLFFMWAGLLYAVVMNAEVFIVILKEGVTFHSVLLLLMPWIMLVSGQVTARAFAFAFIADTCVVGFLLVAAFLFFHVVLMLRGQTTREWYSTRRPYNLGALANIRECLGKYWYICWLCPLIPSPLPGDGINFKVTGSLEPMK from the exons ATGGCTAGGTTCATGAGCAGTCTGTGGTGTAAGGTGGAGTCGTCCGGTCGTCACCTGCCTATCGTTCTGAACGCTTTGCTGGTGTTCTCCATCACTGCGGAAGTTAGTTATTTGGTGCTGGTCGAGGCTCCCTTTGAGCCAGAACAGAAGAAGACTGAGTGGTCCACCATGTGGAAGGCCATGCATCTCTTCGCTCAGTACTTCATGTTGGGAAACATAACCTGGAATGCATCGTTGTTTGTCAAAACTAACCCAAGTATTCGCGGAGTGTTTCTTGGAGGCGATGCATTGGGTCAAGGGTGGAG GTACTGTTACAACTGTGAGACACACACTCCTCCACGATGCTCACACTGCTACGATTGCAACGTGTGTGTACTGCGGCGGGATCACCACTGTGTGTTTTTTGGCCAGTGTGTCGGTTTCTACAATTACCGGTATTTCCTGACCTGTCTGTTCTTCATGTGGGCAGGGCTGCTCTATGCGGTAGTCATGAATGCTGAGGTCTTCATTGTCATCCTGAAGGAGGGTGTAACATTTCACAGCGTCTTGCTTTTGCTCATGCCCTGGATAATGCTCGTCTCTG GACAGGTGACGGCACGAGCGTTTGCTTTTGCATTCATTGCCGACACTTGTGTAGTTGGCTTCCTATTGGTTGCTGCCTTCCTCTTCTTTCATGTGGTTCTGATGCTGAGGGGACAGACTACACGTGAGTGGTACTCCACACGGCGGCCTTACAACCTGGGAGCATTGGCTAACATCAGGGAATGCTTGGGCAAGTACTGGTACATCTGCTGGCTCTGTCCACTGATACCTTCCCCGCTGCCTGGAGATGGCATAAACTTCAAGGTGACTGGTTCGCTAGAGCCCATGAAGTAG